In uncultured Trichococcus sp., the following proteins share a genomic window:
- a CDS encoding glucose-6-phosphate isomerase, translated as MSHIQFDYSKALKFFAQHELDYIQYQVTAADKALREGTGPGNDFTGWIDLPKDYDKEEFARIKAAAKKIQSDSEVLVVIGIGGSYLGARAAIDFLNNTFYNVQTTADRKTPQIFFAGNSISSTYLADLIEVIGDRDFSVNMISKSGTTTEPAIAFRVFKELLIKKYGKEEAVKRIYSTTDKARGAAKHEADMEGYETFVIPDDVGGRFTVLTPVGLLPIAVSGADIDALMQGAADGREAYMNPDLATNVAYQYAAIRNILYRKGKVTEILANYEPGMQYLSEWWKQLFGESEGKDQKGIYPTSANFSTDLHSIGQSIQDGQRNIFETVVKVAKPRKTIEIPLSAEDLDGLGYLEGKDVDFVNTKAYQGTLLAHTDGGVPNLLVTMPEMDAYSLGYLVYFFEIAVGISGYLNGVNPFDQPGVEAYKKNMFALLGKPGFEELAAELNDRL; from the coding sequence ATGTCACATATTCAATTTGATTACTCTAAAGCTTTGAAATTTTTTGCGCAACACGAGTTGGATTACATCCAGTACCAAGTAACAGCAGCTGACAAAGCGCTTCGTGAAGGTACAGGCCCAGGGAACGACTTCACTGGCTGGATCGACCTGCCTAAAGATTATGACAAAGAAGAATTCGCGCGTATCAAAGCGGCAGCGAAAAAAATCCAATCCGATTCAGAAGTTTTGGTTGTTATCGGTATCGGCGGTTCTTATTTGGGCGCCCGTGCTGCAATTGACTTCCTGAACAACACTTTCTACAACGTTCAGACAACTGCAGACCGCAAAACACCTCAAATTTTCTTTGCAGGCAACAGCATCAGCTCAACTTATTTAGCTGACTTGATCGAAGTGATCGGGGATCGTGATTTCTCTGTAAACATGATTTCAAAATCAGGTACAACAACTGAACCAGCGATCGCTTTCCGTGTCTTCAAGGAATTGTTGATCAAAAAATATGGTAAAGAAGAAGCGGTAAAACGCATTTACTCTACCACGGACAAAGCAAGAGGCGCAGCGAAGCATGAAGCGGACATGGAAGGATACGAAACTTTCGTTATTCCTGATGATGTCGGCGGACGTTTCACTGTATTGACGCCAGTTGGCCTTCTTCCGATCGCTGTCAGCGGAGCTGATATCGACGCATTGATGCAAGGTGCTGCTGATGGCCGTGAAGCATATATGAATCCTGATTTGGCAACTAACGTAGCCTACCAATACGCAGCTATCCGCAATATCCTTTACCGTAAAGGCAAAGTGACTGAGATTTTGGCTAACTATGAACCAGGCATGCAATACCTGTCAGAATGGTGGAAACAGCTATTCGGCGAATCTGAAGGTAAAGACCAAAAAGGTATTTATCCAACCAGCGCGAACTTTTCGACAGATTTGCACTCGATCGGCCAATCCATCCAAGATGGACAAAGAAATATCTTTGAGACGGTTGTTAAAGTTGCAAAACCACGCAAAACAATCGAAATTCCTTTAAGTGCAGAAGATTTGGACGGCTTAGGCTATCTTGAAGGCAAAGACGTTGATTTCGTAAACACAAAAGCTTACCAAGGAACATTATTGGCTCATACAGACGGCGGTGTACCAAACTTGTTGGTTACTATGCCTGAAATGGACGCTTATTCTTTAGGCTATCTAGTTTACTTCTTTGAAATCGCAGTAGGCATCTCCGGGTACTTGAATGGCGTGAATCCATTCGACCAACCAGGCGTTGAAGCTTACAAGAAAAACATGTTTGCCCTTCTTGGCAAACCTGGATTTGAAGAATTAGCTGCAGAATTAAACGACAGACTATAA
- a CDS encoding peptidylprolyl isomerase — protein MSLFPQLQPTENDKKVIMKTNKGDITIRLFPDLAPKTVENFLGLAASGYYDGIIFHRVIDNFMIQGGDPTGTGMGGASVWGDSFEDEFSMNLFNLNGALSMANAGPNTNGSQFFIVTAKEVPMTMLAQLEAGGWPKEIVEAYAANGGTPWLDQKHTVFGQVEAGMDTVYAIEGVKKGAQDKPVEDVVIESITIL, from the coding sequence ATGAGTTTATTTCCACAATTACAACCGACAGAAAACGATAAGAAAGTCATTATGAAAACAAATAAAGGGGATATCACAATCCGTTTGTTCCCTGATTTGGCGCCAAAAACAGTCGAAAACTTTTTAGGTTTAGCTGCAAGCGGCTATTATGATGGCATCATTTTCCACCGTGTCATTGATAACTTCATGATCCAAGGCGGCGACCCGACAGGAACTGGTATGGGCGGCGCAAGTGTTTGGGGCGATTCTTTTGAAGATGAATTCTCGATGAATCTGTTCAACTTGAACGGTGCGTTGTCGATGGCTAATGCTGGCCCGAACACAAACGGAAGCCAATTTTTCATCGTAACCGCTAAAGAAGTGCCTATGACAATGTTAGCTCAATTGGAAGCTGGCGGTTGGCCTAAGGAAATCGTTGAGGCTTATGCTGCAAACGGTGGAACACCTTGGTTGGATCAAAAACATACTGTGTTCGGACAAGTAGAAGCTGGCATGGACACGGTCTATGCTATCGAAGGCGTGAAAAAAGGCGCTCAAGACAAACCTGTCGAAGACGTTGTCATCGAGAGCATCACGATTTTATAA
- a CDS encoding divergent PAP2 family protein, translating to MMIFENFPLICSLAAIIFTQALKYPIAIFSKDKKTSLSIVTTTGGMPSSHSAAVSSLITALILQYGIGSGYVAIATTFGVIVMFDSMGVRRQSGEQGIVLIDAIKELTRLSLKFPKNEQELVAEEAEEKIYPEEMAVKKYLGHKPSEVFVGLLTGIFVTFIVRMFYDQI from the coding sequence ATGATGATTTTCGAGAATTTCCCCTTAATTTGTTCCCTGGCAGCTATCATATTCACCCAAGCTTTGAAATATCCGATTGCAATTTTTTCAAAAGACAAGAAAACATCCTTGTCGATCGTCACGACTACAGGCGGAATGCCCAGTTCCCACTCGGCGGCCGTCAGTTCGTTGATAACGGCACTCATCCTGCAATACGGCATCGGTTCCGGTTATGTAGCCATCGCGACTACTTTTGGTGTCATCGTCATGTTCGACTCGATGGGTGTCCGTCGTCAGAGCGGTGAGCAAGGGATTGTCCTCATCGATGCCATCAAAGAATTGACGCGCTTGTCACTTAAGTTCCCGAAGAACGAGCAGGAACTGGTTGCCGAAGAAGCGGAAGAGAAAATTTACCCTGAAGAAATGGCCGTCAAAAAATACCTTGGGCACAAACCTTCGGAAGTTTTTGTCGGACTGTTGACGGGTATCTTTGTGACATTCATCGTCAGAATGTTCTATGATCAAATCTGA
- a CDS encoding CvfD/Ygs/GSP13 family RNA-binding post-transcriptional regulator, producing MKMEYKIGDIIEGNVTGIQSYGVFISLDKNTQGLIHISECRHGYVTNLDEFIQIDDKVEAKIIDIDEYTGKISLSLRAMEKLATPCYPAKRKKRKRRYLPQIGFETLKEMMPTWIEEAKEDEKVRKSIGNNPIFTTSGERGHS from the coding sequence ATGAAAATGGAATATAAAATCGGAGACATTATTGAAGGCAATGTAACAGGTATCCAATCATATGGTGTTTTTATTTCATTAGATAAGAATACGCAAGGCCTGATCCATATATCCGAATGCAGGCATGGGTATGTGACCAACCTAGACGAATTCATTCAAATCGACGATAAAGTAGAAGCCAAAATCATAGATATCGATGAGTACACAGGGAAAATAAGCCTGTCTCTCAGAGCGATGGAAAAGTTGGCAACACCTTGTTATCCGGCAAAACGCAAGAAAAGAAAAAGAAGATACTTACCGCAGATTGGTTTTGAGACCTTGAAAGAAATGATGCCGACCTGGATCGAAGAGGCCAAAGAAGACGAGAAAGTCAGGAAATCGATAGGGAACAATCCTATCTTTACGACTTCCGGTGAAAGGGGACATTCATGA